A window of Campylobacter ureolyticus contains these coding sequences:
- the typA gene encoding translational GTPase TypA: MLNDIRNIAVIAHVDHGKTTMVDQLLKQSGTFDAHKAVGDRVMDSGDIEKERGITILSKNTAIIYKDTKINIIDTPGHADFGGEVERVLKMVDGVLLLVDAQEGVMPQTKFVVKKALSFGLKPIVVINKIDKPAADPDRVINEIFDLFVALDANDEQLEFVTVYAAARDGYAKLNLDDENKDMTPLFETILQNVPKPSGNNDNPLQLQVFTLDYDNYVGKIGIARIFNGKISKNQNVMQVRADGTKLTGRISKLIGFLGLNRLDIDEASCGDIVAIAGFEALGVGDSIVDPNNPMPLEELHIEEPTLSVIFSVNDGPLAGTEGKSVTSNKIEERLQNEMKTNIAMRYENIGEGKFRVSGRGELQITILAESMRREGFEFLLGRPEVIVKDINGVKCEPFENLVIDCPDEFTGIIIEKLGKKRAEMKVMSPTGDGQTRLEFEIPARGLIGFRSQFLTDTKGEGIMNHSFLEFRPLCGSVERRVNGALVSMENGVALAYSLWNLQERGVLFIEPQAKVYTGMIIGEHSRPNDLDVNPIKGKNLTNVRASGSDDAIKLVPPRILTLERALEWIEEDELVEVTPKNIRVRKRYLDPTIRKRMAKKLG, translated from the coding sequence ATATTAAATGATATTAGAAATATAGCTGTGATTGCACACGTTGATCACGGCAAAACTACGATGGTAGATCAGCTTTTAAAACAATCAGGCACATTTGATGCTCACAAAGCAGTTGGCGATAGAGTTATGGATAGTGGTGATATTGAAAAAGAAAGAGGTATTACAATTTTAAGCAAAAATACCGCCATTATTTATAAAGATACAAAAATAAATATTATTGATACTCCAGGGCACGCCGATTTTGGTGGAGAGGTTGAGCGAGTTTTAAAGATGGTTGATGGAGTTTTGCTTTTAGTTGATGCACAAGAAGGTGTTATGCCACAGACTAAATTTGTTGTTAAAAAGGCACTTTCTTTTGGTCTTAAACCAATTGTTGTTATTAATAAAATAGATAAACCAGCAGCTGATCCAGATAGAGTAATAAATGAAATATTTGACCTTTTTGTAGCTCTTGATGCAAATGATGAACAATTAGAGTTTGTTACAGTTTATGCAGCTGCAAGAGATGGTTATGCAAAGTTAAATTTAGATGATGAAAACAAAGATATGACACCACTTTTTGAAACAATTTTACAAAATGTTCCAAAACCAAGTGGAAACAATGACAATCCTTTACAACTTCAAGTTTTTACTCTTGATTACGATAATTATGTTGGTAAAATTGGTATTGCAAGAATATTTAATGGTAAAATTAGCAAAAATCAAAATGTTATGCAAGTAAGAGCTGATGGCACAAAACTAACAGGTAGAATTTCAAAGTTAATTGGCTTTTTAGGACTTAATAGACTAGATATTGATGAAGCAAGCTGTGGTGATATTGTAGCAATTGCAGGATTTGAAGCTTTGGGAGTTGGAGATAGTATAGTTGATCCAAACAACCCTATGCCACTTGAAGAACTTCATATTGAAGAGCCAACACTTAGTGTTATTTTTAGTGTAAATGATGGACCACTTGCTGGAACTGAAGGCAAAAGTGTAACTTCAAACAAGATAGAAGAAAGACTTCAAAACGAGATGAAAACCAACATCGCTATGCGTTATGAAAACATTGGCGAGGGTAAATTTAGAGTTAGTGGAAGAGGCGAGTTACAGATTACAATTTTAGCTGAAAGTATGAGAAGAGAGGGGTTTGAGTTTTTACTAGGTCGCCCTGAGGTTATTGTAAAAGATATAAATGGTGTTAAATGTGAGCCTTTTGAAAATTTAGTTATTGATTGTCCTGATGAATTTACTGGTATTATTATCGAAAAACTTGGTAAAAAAAGAGCTGAGATGAAAGTTATGAGTCCAACAGGCGATGGACAGACAAGATTGGAGTTTGAAATTCCAGCTCGTGGATTGATTGGATTTAGAAGTCAGTTTTTAACAGATACTAAGGGTGAGGGTATAATGAACCATAGCTTTTTAGAGTTTCGCCCACTTTGTGGAAGTGTTGAAAGACGGGTAAATGGAGCTTTAGTAAGTATGGAAAATGGTGTTGCACTAGCTTATAGTTTGTGGAATTTACAAGAAAGAGGAGTTTTATTTATTGAACCTCAAGCCAAAGTTTATACAGGAATGATAATTGGCGAACACAGCCGTCCAAATGACCTTGATGTAAATCCTATAAAAGGTAAGAATTTAACCAACGTTAGAGCAAGTGGAAGTGATGATGCTATAAAACTAGTTCCTCCAAGAATTCTAACACTTGAAAGAGCATTGGAGTGGATAGAAGAAGATGAACTTGTTGAAGTAACCCCTAAAAATATCCGTGTTAGAAAACGCTATTTAGATCCAACTATTAGAAAAAGAATGGCTAAAAAATTAGGTTAA
- a CDS encoding LemA family protein, with translation MNTTLIFVAILVVLLFWLISVYNDLIAKRNQVKNIRAGVFTQLKKRYDLIPNLVSTVKEYLTHEKEVLTKVTELRSRAINSNNNKETFDLNSQISKLLGNIQVAIEAYPDLKANENVMHLQATLTEIEEQISAARRAYNSSVMVYNNTIEMFPSNIIANFFKFEKDAFFEIEKDEKISPNVSELFKK, from the coding sequence ATGAATACAACTTTGATATTTGTAGCGATTTTAGTTGTTTTACTTTTTTGGTTAATTAGCGTTTATAACGACTTGATAGCCAAAAGAAACCAAGTTAAAAATATCCGTGCAGGTGTTTTTACTCAGCTTAAAAAAAGATACGATCTTATACCAAATTTAGTTTCAACTGTAAAAGAGTATTTAACACATGAAAAAGAGGTCTTAACTAAGGTTACTGAACTTAGAAGTAGGGCTATAAATTCAAACAACAACAAAGAAACTTTTGATTTAAATTCCCAAATTTCAAAACTTTTAGGAAATATCCAAGTTGCGATTGAAGCCTATCCAGATTTAAAAGCAAATGAAAATGTTATGCATTTACAAGCCACTTTAACTGAGATTGAAGAGCAAATTTCAGCTGCAAGAAGAGCATACAACTCAAGTGTAATGGTTTATAACAATACAATTGAGATGTTTCCAAGTAATATAATTGCAAATTTCTTTAAATTTGAAAAAGATGCATTTTTTGAAATTGAAAAAGATGAAAAAATAAGTCCAAATGTTAGTGAGCTTTTTAAAAAATAA
- a CDS encoding DUF3137 domain-containing protein, translated as MNDIKNLENKRLAILSNLKMVLLFLSGLAVLAFTYLYFSSDDFLFSLFIPSFCVIFLYQTYRNFIVKNFNYEFKNKLLREIITNISPNLDYFPNKFIDKKEFYYPNIYKIADFYGGNDLIEGKFKGVNIKLSDLFLQEEIITYDEKGNQKVRYETIFKGIFFIADFNKFFTSKTYVLSNKIAFLNKFGNRAYMDDVEFEKCFKTFTNDQINARYVLTPNFMERVLKIKNYFKKELNFAFLDSKIYIYLEFNYDSFEPKLHNSLIGENSILEIYEKNILEILNLVEELNLNNKIWKNYGI; from the coding sequence ATGAATGATATAAAAAACCTTGAAAATAAAAGATTAGCCATTTTAAGTAATCTTAAAATGGTACTTTTGTTTTTAAGTGGTTTGGCTGTTTTAGCTTTTACTTATCTTTATTTTTCATCAGATGATTTTTTATTTTCACTTTTTATTCCTAGCTTTTGTGTTATTTTTTTATATCAAACATATAGAAATTTCATTGTAAAAAATTTTAATTACGAGTTTAAAAACAAACTTTTAAGAGAAATTATCACTAATATAAGCCCAAATTTAGATTATTTTCCAAATAAATTTATAGATAAAAAAGAGTTTTACTATCCAAATATTTATAAAATTGCTGATTTTTATGGTGGAAATGACTTGATAGAGGGTAAATTTAAAGGTGTAAATATAAAATTAAGTGATCTGTTTTTACAAGAAGAGATCATAACCTATGATGAAAAAGGAAATCAAAAAGTTCGCTATGAAACTATATTTAAAGGGATATTTTTTATAGCCGATTTTAATAAATTTTTTACTTCCAAAACCTATGTTTTATCAAATAAAATTGCTTTTTTAAATAAATTTGGAAATAGGGCATATATGGATGATGTGGAGTTTGAAAAATGCTTTAAAACATTTACAAATGATCAAATAAATGCAAGATATGTTTTAACGCCAAATTTTATGGAAAGAGTTTTAAAAATCAAAAATTATTTTAAAAAAGAGCTTAATTTTGCCTTTTTGGATAGTAAAATTTATATTTATCTGGAGTTTAATTATGATAGTTTTGAGCCAAAACTTCATAACTCTTTAATTGGTGAAAATTCAATTTTAGAAATTTATGAAAAAAATATTTTAGAAATTTTAAATTTAGTTGAAGAACTGAATTTAAATAATAAAATTTGGAAAAACTATGGAATATAA
- a CDS encoding DUF3137 domain-containing protein, whose amino-acid sequence MVLIVIFYGQYFINLNYKDKIFLFILIILAIKLLFSTSKDLRTNKSKEFNKEFKNYFLKPYLEKKGFIYKPYYSVEKIDLIRSRLFREFDYENGDDTVSGEINGVKFYFGDIVLKNLKQEKDSYSFLAETLIPAYRSRKRTDIIFKGIFFKADFNKFIDSSTFIMSFGTPKGNLKEIKVDNALFNEKFRVFSDDIQNAFYILTPAFMERVLELYNHFKTDINISFLKGVIYIAIETGINSFEPDITKSLITQNPAKNIIKDIEKILKIVEILRINSENYNSK is encoded by the coding sequence TTGGTATTAATAGTGATATTTTATGGACAATATTTTATAAATTTAAATTATAAAGATAAAATTTTTCTTTTTATTTTAATAATTTTAGCTATAAAACTACTTTTTTCTACTTCAAAAGATTTAAGAACAAATAAATCAAAAGAATTTAATAAAGAGTTTAAAAACTATTTTTTAAAACCATATTTAGAAAAAAAAGGTTTTATATACAAACCTTATTATAGTGTTGAAAAAATTGATTTGATTCGTTCAAGACTTTTTAGAGAATTTGACTATGAAAATGGCGATGATACAGTAAGCGGCGAGATAAACGGCGTTAAGTTTTATTTTGGTGATATCGTTTTAAAAAATTTAAAACAAGAGAAAGATAGCTATTCATTTTTAGCAGAAACTTTAATTCCAGCATATCGCAGTCGAAAGAGAACTGATATTATTTTTAAAGGGATATTTTTTAAGGCTGATTTTAATAAATTTATTGATTCAAGCACCTTTATAATGAGTTTTGGAACTCCAAAAGGAAATTTAAAAGAAATTAAAGTTGATAATGCTCTGTTCAATGAGAAATTTAGAGTCTTTAGCGATGATATTCAAAATGCATTTTATATCTTAACGCCGGCATTTATGGAGCGAGTTTTAGAGCTTTACAACCATTTTAAAACAGATATTAACATCAGTTTTTTAAAAGGTGTTATTTATATTGCAATTGAAACCGGGATTAATAGTTTTGAACCAGATATTACAAAAAGTTTAATCACTCAAAATCCAGCCAAAAACATCATAAAAGATATTGAAAAAATTCTAAAAATAGTTGAAATTCTAAGGATAAATAGTGAAAATTATAACTCTAAATGA
- a CDS encoding DUF3137 domain-containing protein, which yields MKIITLNELERERKKVVSKFFMLQIYAFLKVFFVLSFAFLIVLTQFLDLTRLNFITKLFILIPFLIFLIYGFKREYLNLMDKRAKVFRSLYKEKYLFPYLKNKNINYKMNAYINTTDIVRSRLFKSFTHQRGNDMITGEIEDVRFSFSDLILEKKKDITFENDMRLWAINFLINYFSYRYERDKTHLFTGILFIADFNKNIKSNTFIMSHYTPRDKKGLSLITLDNPIFNDKFKVFSDDIQNAFYLLTPAFMERVLNLQSVFNCEINISFIKTKIYIAINKGFDSFEADINKPIVKQDPAKVILDDLNALFGIVKVLALDKNLWANLDDL from the coding sequence GTGAAAATTATAACTCTAAATGAACTTGAAAGAGAGCGAAAAAAAGTAGTTTCGAAGTTTTTTATGCTTCAAATTTATGCATTTTTAAAGGTATTTTTTGTTTTATCTTTTGCATTTTTGATAGTTTTAACTCAGTTTTTAGACCTTACAAGACTAAATTTTATAACTAAATTATTTATACTTATCCCATTTTTAATATTTTTAATTTATGGATTTAAAAGAGAATATTTAAATTTAATGGATAAAAGAGCAAAAGTTTTTAGAAGTTTATATAAAGAAAAATATCTTTTTCCATATCTAAAAAATAAAAATATAAATTATAAAATGAACGCTTATATAAACACTACAGATATTGTTAGAAGTAGGCTTTTTAAATCATTTACTCACCAAAGAGGAAATGATATGATAACAGGAGAAATAGAAGATGTTAGATTTAGTTTTAGTGATTTGATTTTAGAAAAGAAAAAGGATATTACTTTTGAAAATGACATGCGCCTTTGGGCAATTAATTTTTTGATAAATTATTTTTCTTACCGTTATGAAAGAGATAAAACTCACCTTTTTACAGGCATTTTATTTATCGCTGATTTTAACAAAAACATCAAGTCAAACACCTTTATTATGTCTCATTATACTCCAAGAGATAAAAAAGGGCTTAGTTTAATAACTCTTGACAATCCAATATTTAACGATAAATTCAAAGTCTTTAGCGATGATATTCAAAATGCGTTTTACCTTTTAACTCCGGCATTTATGGAGCGGGTTTTAAACTTGCAAAGTGTCTTTAACTGCGAGATTAACATTAGCTTTATAAAAACTAAAATTTATATCGCCATAAACAAAGGCTTTGATAGTTTTGAGGCTGATATCAACAAGCCCATTGTAAAGCAAGACCCGGCAAAGGTTATTTTAGATGATTTAAACGCACTTTTTGGTATTGTTAAGGTTTTGGCACTTGATAAAAATTTATGGGCAAATTTGGATGATTTATGA
- a CDS encoding DUF3137 domain-containing protein, whose amino-acid sequence MKLIELEKQRKKLLEKELFTKIYIFFLTFLIVGVTYFSFVSGAMFFTLKEWEKISQNSKFITFFIFFVILILFYLRYLKNYKRLVSLEFRQNFKEFYLKPFIEKKGFKYEMKRHIKADIIEHCGLFPMFNDEGGNDLISGEINGVKFKFSDIILQDYIEPPEVEGKISMFYYSLSYLFYSKNFRYEDWRLHKYTGLFFVADFNKTITSKTFIMSNRKPKSSIKLKKVLTDNYEFNKNFKIYTDDIINAMYILSPALMESIIKIKNRFKVPLNLSFLETKIYITIDTNKDNFEPNLDENLITKNPAKKILNDLNAILQIVEILSLNKNIFKI is encoded by the coding sequence ATGAAATTAATTGAGCTAGAAAAACAGCGAAAAAAACTGCTTGAAAAAGAGCTTTTTACTAAAATTTACATTTTTTTTCTAACTTTTTTGATAGTTGGAGTGACATATTTTAGCTTTGTTAGTGGTGCTATGTTTTTTACGCTTAAAGAGTGGGAAAAAATTTCACAAAATTCTAAATTTATAACATTTTTTATCTTTTTTGTGATTTTGATTTTATTTTATTTAAGATATTTGAAAAATTATAAAAGGCTAGTTTCATTAGAATTTAGACAAAATTTTAAAGAATTTTATCTTAAGCCTTTTATCGAAAAAAAAGGTTTTAAATATGAGATGAAAAGACATATTAAAGCTGATATTATTGAACATTGTGGGCTTTTTCCAATGTTTAACGATGAGGGTGGAAATGATTTAATAAGTGGTGAAATAAATGGAGTTAAGTTTAAATTTAGTGATATTATTTTGCAAGATTATATAGAACCGCCAGAAGTTGAAGGTAAAATTTCTATGTTTTATTATAGTTTAAGTTATTTGTTTTATTCTAAAAATTTTCGCTATGAAGACTGGAGGCTTCATAAATATACAGGACTTTTTTTCGTGGCTGATTTTAATAAAACAATAACTTCAAAAACTTTTATAATGTCAAACAGAAAACCAAAGTCAAGCATAAAACTTAAAAAAGTATTAACTGATAATTATGAATTTAATAAAAATTTTAAAATTTATACTGATGATATTATAAATGCGATGTATATCTTAAGTCCTGCGTTAATGGAAAGTATAATAAAAATTAAAAACCGTTTTAAAGTTCCTTTAAATTTAAGTTTTTTGGAAACTAAAATTTATATTACAATAGATACTAATAAAGATAATTTTGAACCAAATTTAGATGAAAATCTAATCACGAAAAACCCAGCTAAAAAAATACTAAATGACTTAAATGCAATTCTGCAAATAGTTGAAATTTTATCTTTAAATAAAAATATATTTAAAATTTGA
- the ureC gene encoding urease subunit alpha, which yields MSFKISRKRYASMFGITTGDSVRLADTNLFAKVEKNLIPYGEESKFGGGKTLRDGMGQNAILLRGEPKVVDLIITNALIIDYTGIYKADIGIKDGKIAYIGNGGNDSTMDDVDFIVGVSTEVISAEGLILTAGGIDTHIHLINPEQVKEALCNGVTTLFGGGTGPADGSKATTVTPGAFNIERMLQGIDSLPINVGIYGKGSGANLGVNEAQILAGAAGLKVHEDWGATKSALNFSLEASQKFDVSVGLHTDTLNEFGFVEDTVKAIDGRTIHTFHTEGAGGGHAPDIIKLAGLKNVLPASTNPTMPFTKNTIEEHLDMLMVCHHLDKNVPEDVAFADSRIRAETIGAEDALHDMGVISIMSSDSQAMGRIGETILRTWQCAHKMKAQRGIMQGDSEFCDNERIKRYVAKYTINPAIAAGISRYVGSIEVGKFADLVIWDPKFFGVKPKMVLKGGMIVLAQMGDSNASIPTPQPNEFRYMFGAIGEAVHKTCFSFVSKNAYELDIGKKYGLKKIILPVSNCNNVLKKDLKLNNLTPEINVDPQTYKVYVDGEFVYTEPFDTLPMTQRYFLF from the coding sequence ATGAGTTTTAAAATTTCAAGAAAAAGATATGCCTCAATGTTTGGTATAACAACAGGTGATAGTGTAAGACTTGCAGATACTAATCTTTTTGCAAAGGTTGAAAAAAATTTAATTCCTTATGGAGAAGAGTCAAAATTTGGTGGCGGAAAAACTTTAAGAGATGGTATGGGACAAAACGCTATTTTGCTTCGAGGTGAACCAAAAGTTGTGGATTTAATTATTACAAATGCTTTAATAATCGATTATACAGGAATTTATAAAGCTGATATTGGCATAAAAGATGGCAAAATTGCCTATATTGGAAATGGTGGAAACGATAGCACAATGGATGATGTTGATTTTATTGTTGGAGTTAGCACAGAAGTAATTAGTGCTGAGGGATTAATTTTAACAGCTGGTGGAATTGATACCCACATACACCTTATAAATCCAGAACAAGTAAAAGAAGCACTTTGTAATGGTGTAACAACTTTATTTGGTGGTGGAACTGGTCCTGCTGATGGAAGTAAGGCAACAACAGTAACTCCAGGAGCTTTCAACATAGAAAGAATGCTTCAAGGAATCGATAGTTTGCCAATTAATGTTGGAATTTATGGAAAAGGAAGTGGTGCAAATTTAGGTGTAAATGAAGCCCAAATTTTAGCTGGAGCAGCAGGACTTAAAGTTCATGAAGATTGGGGTGCTACAAAATCAGCTTTAAATTTTTCCCTAGAAGCCTCACAAAAATTTGATGTAAGTGTCGGGCTTCATACAGATACTTTAAACGAGTTTGGTTTTGTGGAAGATACTGTAAAAGCAATAGATGGCAGAACCATTCATACTTTTCACACAGAAGGAGCAGGTGGAGGACATGCACCAGATATTATAAAATTAGCTGGTCTTAAAAATGTACTTCCTGCAAGTACAAATCCAACTATGCCTTTTACAAAAAATACAATTGAAGAACATCTTGATATGCTTATGGTATGTCATCATTTAGATAAAAATGTTCCTGAAGATGTTGCTTTTGCTGATAGTAGAATTAGAGCTGAAACAATAGGAGCAGAAGATGCACTCCATGATATGGGAGTAATATCTATTATGAGCAGTGATTCTCAGGCAATGGGACGAATTGGCGAAACGATACTTAGAACCTGGCAATGTGCTCATAAAATGAAAGCTCAAAGAGGAATTATGCAAGGAGATAGTGAATTTTGTGATAATGAAAGAATTAAAAGATACGTTGCAAAATACACCATAAATCCAGCAATCGCAGCAGGAATAAGTCGATATGTTGGAAGCATAGAAGTTGGTAAATTTGCTGATTTAGTTATTTGGGATCCTAAATTTTTTGGTGTAAAACCAAAAATGGTATTAAAAGGTGGCATGATAGTTTTAGCTCAAATGGGCGATAGTAACGCAAGCATCCCAACTCCTCAACCAAATGAGTTTAGATATATGTTTGGTGCCATTGGCGAGGCTGTTCATAAGACTTGTTTTAGTTTTGTAAGTAAAAATGCATATGAACTTGATATCGGTAAAAAATATGGGCTTAAAAAGATAATTTTACCTGTATCAAACTGTAATAATGTCTTAAAAAAAGACTTAAAACTAAATAATTTAACCCCAGAAATTAATGTCGATCCTCAAACTTATAAAGTTTATGTAGATGGTGAGTTTGTATATACCGAGCCTTTTGATACATTGCCAATGACGCAAAGATATTTTTTATTTTAA
- a CDS encoding urease accessory protein UreE, which translates to MIVNKILGNLDNFDLKDKKVDFANISNDDRVKKVLRVKSNNGVEIGINVEDELKDGDILAILEDSIVVIKILPTDVLEISPKNLKEMGIIAHNIGNRHTPAIFEENLMIIEPDSLIEEFLKNQNVDFKKTKRVLKTALRHASHSH; encoded by the coding sequence TTGATAGTAAATAAAATTTTAGGAAATTTAGATAATTTTGATTTAAAAGATAAAAAAGTTGATTTTGCAAATATTTCAAATGACGATAGAGTTAAAAAAGTTTTAAGAGTTAAAAGTAATAACGGCGTTGAAATTGGAATAAATGTTGAAGATGAGCTAAAAGATGGCGATATATTGGCTATTTTAGAAGATAGTATTGTAGTGATTAAAATTTTACCAACTGATGTTTTAGAAATTAGCCCAAAAAATTTGAAAGAAATGGGAATTATCGCTCATAATATTGGAAATCGCCACACTCCAGCAATTTTTGAAGAAAATTTAATGATAATAGAACCAGATAGCCTAATAGAAGAGTTTTTAAAAAACCAAAATGTAGATTTTAAAAAGACCAAAAGAGTTTTAAAAACAGCATTAAGGCATGCAAGTCACAGTCATTAA
- a CDS encoding urease accessory protein UreF: MDKVLLISQIFDNTFPNGAYSHSFGFESFLRLNLINDEKSFLKWLEVYLEKSFLYNDALGFCLTYDGFDIINLDEILNASSQSLEIKNANKFMAQNSLKTLEIFNSNLLLDYQNLIKSKKCHGHNAIVFGLFCKEFELSKEVLKNYIFSSIKNLAANATRAIPLGQRNTQNILKNSYFLVNEIYENALNLSSFGSEFLGAGFCALEVGNLMHESLNFRLFMS; this comes from the coding sequence ATGGATAAAGTTCTCTTAATTTCTCAAATTTTTGATAATACTTTTCCAAATGGTGCATACTCTCATAGTTTCGGCTTTGAGAGTTTTCTAAGATTAAATTTGATAAATGATGAAAAAAGCTTTTTAAAATGGCTTGAGGTTTACTTAGAAAAAAGCTTTTTATATAACGATGCTTTGGGCTTTTGTCTTACATACGATGGTTTTGATATTATAAATTTAGATGAAATTTTAAATGCAAGTTCGCAAAGCCTAGAAATTAAAAATGCAAATAAATTTATGGCTCAAAATTCCCTTAAAACATTGGAAATTTTTAACTCCAATTTACTTTTAGATTATCAAAATTTGATTAAATCAAAAAAATGCCATGGGCATAATGCCATAGTTTTTGGGCTATTTTGTAAAGAATTTGAACTTAGCAAAGAAGTTTTAAAAAATTATATTTTTTCAAGTATTAAAAATCTTGCCGCAAATGCCACAAGAGCAATTCCTCTTGGACAAAGAAACACACAAAATATTTTAAAAAATAGCTATTTTTTAGTTAATGAAATTTATGAAAACGCTTTAAATTTAAGCAGTTTTGGTAGTGAGTTTTTAGGCGCTGGATTTTGTGCTTTAGAAGTTGGAAATTTAATGCATGAAAGCTTAAATTTTCGTTTATTTATGTCATAG
- the ureG gene encoding urease accessory protein UreG — MKKPVIIGVGGPVGAGKTLLVERLSRVLSKTYEIGVITNDIYTKEDAKFLAKNSVLDESRIIGVETGGCPHTAIREDASMNYSAIEELKQRFPNLDLIFLESGGDNLAATFSPDLVDFSIYIIDVAQGEKIPRKAGAGMIKSDLFVINKTDLAPFVGANLDVMRNDTLNFRGNKPFFFTNLKKDEGLNDVINWVKKECLFEDLR; from the coding sequence ATGAAAAAACCTGTAATTATAGGTGTTGGTGGTCCTGTTGGAGCAGGAAAAACACTGCTTGTTGAAAGACTTAGTAGAGTTTTAAGTAAAACTTATGAGATAGGTGTCATAACAAACGATATTTATACAAAAGAAGATGCTAAATTTTTAGCTAAAAATAGTGTTTTAGATGAAAGTAGAATAATTGGCGTTGAAACAGGTGGATGCCCTCATACTGCAATTAGAGAAGATGCATCGATGAATTACTCAGCAATTGAGGAGTTAAAACAAAGATTTCCAAATTTAGATCTTATTTTTCTAGAAAGTGGTGGTGATAATTTAGCTGCAACTTTTAGCCCTGATTTAGTTGATTTTAGTATTTATATAATAGATGTTGCGCAAGGTGAAAAAATCCCTAGAAAAGCCGGTGCTGGTATGATAAAATCAGACTTATTTGTTATAAACAAAACCGATCTTGCACCATTTGTTGGGGCAAATTTAGATGTGATGAGAAATGATACTTTAAATTTTAGAGGAAATAAGCCATTTTTCTTTACAAATTTGAAAAAAGATGAAGGCTTAAATGATGTTATTAACTGGGTTAAAAAAGAGTGTTTATTTGAAGATTTAAGATGA
- a CDS encoding urease accessory protein UreD: MNDLSLVFAKKGDKTVLKEYKNKGCMKASRILDDEFIYLVTLGGGLVSGETYNQKIILENDVKISILPQSNQKVYKTQDDKYSVFSSKIILGENAFLDYDNLSLIAYENAKFKQIMDFYLKKNSKLVYIDGVSSGYSKSGDDFKFNKLFLANNFFVDDKLIFSDKTILDDKVKSFGLYKEFKFNFFMLIYGFKTPKFDDIISDDFIMASSRINDEILVFRVLCNSEFKALKELKKVKEQINSYSK; encoded by the coding sequence ATGAATGATTTAAGTTTAGTTTTTGCTAAAAAAGGCGATAAAACTGTTTTAAAAGAGTATAAAAACAAAGGCTGCATGAAAGCAAGTCGAATTTTAGATGATGAGTTTATCTATCTTGTAACTTTGGGCGGCGGGCTTGTAAGTGGTGAAACATACAACCAAAAAATCATCCTTGAAAATGATGTAAAGATAAGCATCTTGCCCCAATCAAATCAAAAAGTCTATAAAACCCAAGATGATAAATACTCTGTTTTTAGCTCTAAAATAATTTTAGGTGAAAATGCCTTTTTAGACTATGATAATTTAAGCCTAATCGCGTATGAAAATGCTAAATTTAAGCAAATTATGGATTTTTATTTGAAAAAAAACTCAAAGCTTGTTTATATTGATGGTGTAAGTAGTGGATATAGTAAAAGCGGCGATGATTTTAAATTTAATAAACTTTTTTTAGCAAATAACTTTTTTGTTGATGATAAGCTAATTTTTAGCGATAAAACAATCTTAGATGATAAAGTTAAAAGTTTTGGACTTTATAAAGAGTTTAAATTTAACTTTTTTATGTTGATTTATGGCTTTAAAACTCCTAAATTTGATGATATTATAAGTGATGATTTTATTATGGCAAGTTCGCGTATTAATGATGAAATTTTAGTTTTTAGAGTGCTTTGCAATAGCGAATTTAAAGCATTAAAAGAGCTTAAAAAGGTAAAAGAGCAAATAAACAGTTACTCTAAATAG